The following are from one region of the Nicotiana tabacum cultivar K326 chromosome 3, ASM71507v2, whole genome shotgun sequence genome:
- the LOC107771809 gene encoding uncharacterized protein LOC107771809 produces MITDIEAVTSAQETQGQRVQQGSTVVEENRTLKQQMTKMRQAWANGQGQPCHESQFATHQEQYHYPEYHSYSFDLPVNIEKPARKRVQEEITQRVKRLEQRLKNTQAMAGRKSVAFRDLCMFPDVHLPPGFKVPKFEKYNGHGDPIAHLKRYCNQLRGVGRNEELLIAYFGESLMGVASEWFLDQDTSCWYVWDDMARAFVKQFQYNIDIAPDRISLSNLKKKPTESFREYAIKWREQAARAKPPMDDHELITVFLQAQEPDYFQYMTSAVGKSFPEAIKMGEMVENGFKTGRIISQTALKAAAQAVQIESSNTNERDEEIMVILGSRRCPRRTSLRYVQPHQVFHDPLSITIHLRTPHTRHQITQEREHKYHKISTSLRKIFNYFVTHIQARGIEGNKI; encoded by the coding sequence atgataactgacatcgaagctgttacgagtgctcaagagactcagggtcagagggttcaacaagggtctactgtggttgaggaaaatagaacactgaaacaacaaatgaccaaaatgcgtcaagcctgggccaatggccaaggacagccttgtcacgagtcacaatttgctacacatCAAGAACAGTACCACTATcccgagtaccactcgtactcgtttgatcttcctgtaaacattgagaagcctgcccgaaagagaGTACAAGAAGAAataacccaaagagtgaaaagattagaacaacggttgaaaaacacgcAAGCAATGGCAGGTCGAAAGAGCGTTGCTTTCagagatctatgcatgttccccgatgtccacttgccgcctggtttcaaggttcccaaatttgaaaagtataatggacatggagaccccatagcccacctgaaaaggtattgcaaccaattgagaggtgtgggaagaaatgaggaattgcttatagcttattttggggaaagcctcatgggagtagcatctgaatggtttttggatcaagacacatcttgctggtacgtctgggatgacatggcacgggcctttgtcaaacaatttcaatacaacatcgacatcgccccagaccgcatttccctttctaacctaaaaaagaaaccaactgaaagtttcagggaatatgccatcaaatggagagagcaggcagctagagctaagccacccatggatgaccacgagttaatcactgtctttctacaggctcaagagccagattattttcaatacatgacatccgcagtgggtaaatccttcccggaagcaatcaaaatgggagaaatggtggagaacggttttAAGACAGGCAGAATTATAAGCCAAACAGCTCTCAAAGCTGCAGCTCAAGCTGTCCAAATTGAATCTAGTAACACGAATGAGAGGGATGAAGAAATCATGGTGATATTAGGGTCGAGAAGatgtcctaggagaacatctctaAGGTATGTGCAGCCTCATCAAGTTTTCCATGACCCCCTAAGCATTACTATCCACCTCCGAACCCCTCACACCCGCCACCAAATCACCCAAGAAAGAGAGCacaagtatcacaaaatctccaccagcctccgcaaaattttcaattactttgtaacccacatccaagccaggggtatagaagggaacaaaatttga